The following proteins are encoded in a genomic region of Limosilactobacillus reuteri subsp. reuteri:
- a CDS encoding AzlD domain-containing protein has product MEQLLSNKIVYHIIVIILAALAAFIPRYLPVLFFSTRKIPEWFNEWMKYVPVSLFATLVVKGIFLTGSYHFTLFGYPERIIAALIVIVIAYFTRSMSISVIAGLVAVWLLSLAL; this is encoded by the coding sequence ATGGAACAACTATTAAGTAATAAAATCGTTTACCATATTATAGTGATTATCTTGGCAGCTTTAGCGGCATTTATTCCCCGTTATCTACCAGTATTATTCTTCTCAACGCGAAAAATTCCAGAATGGTTTAATGAATGGATGAAATATGTCCCAGTTAGTTTATTTGCGACCCTGGTTGTAAAAGGGATTTTCTTAACTGGCTCTTATCATTTTACTCTATTTGGTTATCCAGAACGGATTATTGCAGCATTGATCGTGATTGTGATTGCGTACTTTACTCGATCAATGTCGATTTCAGTAATTGCTGGATTGGTTGCTGTTTGGCTTCTGAGTTTAGCGTTATAA
- a CDS encoding LysR family transcriptional regulator, with protein MSTLDFKQTIAFVNLANTLDYQYAAKKSGITVDELVRTIKALEEELNVKLIRPEGGVVELTEIGAKLLPLITEIAQKHAKLLSVVTDYRKKEAEEAIKVTVVPGFANYQAAPVVKKLAQQHKMNIVEDVDPMAQLQQGESELAFISYAGKLPDDFEVLSVGTDDLVAYIPARNPLSEQKELTLTDLKTEKFLTLNHQNPFAVFVQQVCAAAGFDPYSVFEGEKGRTLVNMVALGDGDNLVDGTINK; from the coding sequence GTGAGTACGTTGGATTTTAAGCAAACAATTGCATTTGTTAATCTTGCTAATACTTTGGATTATCAATATGCAGCAAAAAAATCAGGGATAACGGTTGATGAATTGGTTCGCACAATTAAGGCGCTTGAAGAAGAGCTTAACGTCAAGCTTATTAGACCTGAAGGCGGCGTAGTTGAATTAACTGAAATCGGGGCAAAACTTTTACCGTTGATCACTGAAATTGCTCAAAAACATGCTAAATTATTATCGGTAGTTACGGATTATCGAAAAAAGGAAGCGGAAGAAGCGATCAAAGTTACTGTCGTCCCAGGCTTTGCCAATTATCAAGCAGCCCCGGTTGTTAAAAAATTAGCCCAACAACATAAAATGAATATTGTTGAAGATGTTGATCCAATGGCACAGCTACAACAAGGGGAAAGCGAGCTGGCATTTATTAGTTATGCCGGCAAACTTCCCGATGATTTTGAGGTGCTTTCAGTGGGAACTGATGACTTAGTAGCTTATATCCCAGCGCGGAACCCACTTTCTGAACAAAAGGAATTAACGCTTACTGATCTAAAAACAGAAAAATTTTTGACACTAAACCATCAAAATCCATTTGCAGTCTTTGTTCAACAGGTTTGTGCTGCTGCTGGATTTGACCCATATTCCGTTTTTGAAGGAGAAAAAGGAAGAACATTAGTAAATATGGTTGCTTTGGGGGATGGGGATAACCTTGTTGATGGAACAATCAATAAGTGA
- a CDS encoding aspartate carbamoyltransferase catalytic subunit: MISTERIQPNLVTVADMDAADAIDLIHEAQAYKAGKQAVLTAPAYAVNLFFENSTRTKTSFQMAQMKLGMNVLEFEAGTSSVKKGESLYDTVKTMESIGVNVAVIRHPENEYYNQLINHSDLKIGIVNGGDGSGQHPSQCLLDMMTINEEFGDFKGLKVLIIGDLSHSRVAHSNAMMLNRLGAEVYFAGPEKWYDPTLEQYGTFGDFDELLPQMDVVNLLRVQNERLTTADGQAFDANQYHQAYGLTLERAAKMKQGAIIMHPAPVNRGVEIDSSLVEAPNSRIFQQMTNGVYTRMAILSRVLRYQGLM, from the coding sequence ATGATTAGTACAGAAAGAATTCAACCAAATTTAGTAACAGTTGCCGACATGGACGCAGCAGATGCAATTGATTTAATTCATGAAGCCCAAGCATATAAAGCTGGGAAGCAAGCGGTTCTCACTGCACCGGCATACGCGGTTAACCTCTTCTTTGAAAACTCAACCCGAACAAAGACTAGTTTCCAAATGGCACAAATGAAGTTGGGGATGAATGTACTAGAATTCGAAGCGGGCACGAGTTCAGTGAAAAAAGGGGAAAGCCTCTATGACACTGTTAAGACAATGGAATCAATCGGTGTAAATGTTGCGGTAATCCGTCATCCTGAAAATGAATATTACAACCAATTGATTAATCATTCAGACCTTAAGATCGGAATTGTAAATGGTGGTGATGGTAGTGGTCAACACCCATCCCAATGTTTACTTGATATGATGACAATTAATGAAGAATTTGGCGATTTCAAGGGCTTAAAAGTACTAATTATTGGTGATCTTAGTCACTCTCGAGTAGCGCACTCAAATGCAATGATGCTTAATCGTCTAGGAGCAGAGGTTTATTTTGCTGGCCCAGAAAAATGGTATGATCCTACACTGGAACAATATGGAACTTTTGGTGACTTTGACGAATTGCTTCCTCAAATGGATGTAGTTAATTTACTACGAGTTCAAAATGAACGGCTAACGACTGCTGACGGTCAGGCTTTTGATGCTAATCAATATCACCAAGCTTATGGTTTAACTTTAGAGCGGGCCGCAAAGATGAAGCAGGGTGCAATCATTATGCATCCAGCGCCAGTTAACCGGGGTGTTGAAATTGATAGCTCCCTTGTTGAAGCGCCTAATTCCCGCATTTTCCAACAAATGACAAACGGCGTATATACCCGGATGGCAATTCTTAGTCGAGTTCTTCGTTACCAAGGATTGATGTAA
- a CDS encoding dihydroorotase codes for MSKAILLTNGQRIYNDELVKSEVLIVDGKIKAIGEHIQVPSDAEKVDLDNGLITPGLIDIHVHLREPGYTNKETIATGSKAAAHGGFTTIAAMANLNPTCDTPEKFKEQVDRNEKAGLVKILQYSPVTVGRAGKQAVNVAEQYAAGARLFSDDGAGIQDAGVVYQAMQQLAKVNAPLCDHAQDNQLAQNGVINDGATIAKKLALPGMPAISETAQIARNLVIAQATGVHYHVCHVSTKESIDLIRHAKQQGINVTCEVTPHHLLLADADIKEDDAEFKMNPPLRQRLDQQACLIGLLDGTIDCIATDHAPHTDAEKQQGFLKSPNGIVGSETAFALLYTHFVKTGIFTLAQLIDWMAVKPQAIFNLDNAGLLKVGDPADIAVFDIDHQDVIQPDQFFSKGHNTPFVGEQVYGMTKRTYVDGKLVYLEGEG; via the coding sequence ATGAGTAAGGCAATTTTACTAACGAATGGCCAGCGAATTTATAATGATGAATTGGTTAAGAGTGAAGTTTTGATTGTAGATGGCAAGATTAAGGCAATTGGCGAGCATATCCAGGTACCAAGTGATGCAGAAAAAGTTGACCTAGATAATGGCTTGATTACACCGGGACTAATTGATATTCATGTCCATCTTCGCGAACCAGGCTATACCAATAAAGAAACGATTGCCACAGGAAGCAAAGCCGCTGCACATGGTGGCTTTACGACGATCGCTGCAATGGCTAACCTCAATCCGACATGTGATACACCAGAAAAATTTAAAGAACAGGTTGATCGAAACGAGAAAGCTGGACTGGTAAAAATCCTCCAATACTCACCAGTTACAGTTGGTCGGGCTGGGAAACAAGCAGTTAATGTTGCTGAGCAGTATGCTGCAGGTGCCCGTCTTTTTAGCGATGATGGTGCGGGAATTCAAGATGCTGGAGTTGTATACCAAGCAATGCAACAACTAGCGAAAGTTAACGCTCCGTTATGTGATCATGCGCAAGATAATCAACTTGCACAAAATGGGGTAATTAATGATGGGGCAACTATTGCTAAAAAACTAGCACTACCAGGAATGCCAGCGATTAGTGAAACAGCGCAAATTGCTCGGAATTTGGTGATTGCTCAGGCAACTGGGGTTCATTATCATGTTTGCCATGTTTCAACTAAAGAAAGTATTGACCTGATTCGTCATGCCAAACAACAAGGAATTAACGTTACATGTGAAGTTACTCCTCATCATTTACTTTTAGCTGATGCTGATATTAAAGAGGATGATGCTGAATTTAAGATGAATCCACCTCTTCGGCAACGTCTTGACCAACAGGCTTGTTTAATTGGGCTGTTAGATGGCACGATTGATTGTATTGCTACCGACCATGCGCCACATACCGATGCGGAGAAGCAACAAGGATTTCTTAAATCACCAAATGGTATTGTTGGCTCAGAAACAGCTTTTGCCTTACTCTATACACACTTTGTTAAAACAGGTATCTTTACGCTTGCCCAATTGATTGACTGGATGGCCGTTAAGCCGCAAGCGATTTTTAACCTTGATAACGCTGGATTATTAAAGGTAGGGGACCCAGCAGATATTGCTGTATTTGACATCGATCATCAAGATGTAATTCAACCAGACCAGTTTTTCTCTAAGGGTCACAATACTCCATTTGTTGGTGAACAAGTATACGGAATGACTAAGCGAACTTATGTCGATGGAAAGCTCGTATATCTGGAGGGAGAAGGATAA
- a CDS encoding dihydroorotate dehydrogenase codes for MQETQRLAVELPGLSLKNPIIAASGTCGYGQEAAKKYNLNHLGSLVLKSTTLYPRQGNPRPRVCETSAGWLNANGLQNVGITAATNEKIPWLRKNYPQLPIIASAAGFSEDEYVKVVSEFANTAGVKAIELNVSCPNVKHGGMAMGTDPEVLQRLVKQVVKAALGIPIYVKLTPNVTNIVPLAQAAEQGGANGLTMINTLTGLSIDLKTRRPALANVTGGLSGPAIKPLALRMIHQVRQVSSLPIIGVGGIESAEDVLEFMMAGANAVQIGAASFHDPLACPKIAADLPIVMDRYGIKKLTDLWEVRF; via the coding sequence ATGCAAGAAACACAACGATTAGCAGTTGAATTGCCGGGATTATCACTAAAAAATCCGATTATTGCGGCAAGTGGGACTTGTGGATATGGGCAAGAAGCAGCTAAAAAGTATAACCTTAATCATTTAGGCTCCCTTGTGTTAAAGTCCACGACCCTTTATCCCCGTCAAGGCAATCCGCGTCCGCGAGTTTGTGAAACCAGTGCCGGTTGGCTTAATGCTAATGGTCTTCAGAATGTGGGCATTACCGCAGCAACTAATGAAAAAATTCCGTGGTTACGAAAAAATTATCCGCAACTACCGATTATTGCAAGTGCTGCTGGTTTTTCTGAAGACGAATACGTTAAAGTCGTTAGTGAATTTGCTAATACGGCTGGGGTGAAAGCAATTGAATTAAACGTATCATGTCCGAATGTAAAACACGGCGGGATGGCAATGGGAACTGATCCAGAAGTACTTCAACGATTAGTAAAACAAGTAGTTAAAGCTGCCCTAGGAATTCCTATCTATGTAAAGCTAACACCAAATGTAACTAATATTGTTCCCCTCGCGCAAGCAGCTGAGCAAGGGGGCGCTAATGGCCTGACGATGATTAATACGTTAACAGGATTAAGCATCGACTTAAAAACCCGACGCCCGGCTTTAGCTAATGTAACGGGCGGTTTATCAGGCCCTGCCATTAAACCTTTAGCATTAAGAATGATTCACCAGGTACGTCAGGTTTCTTCTTTACCGATCATCGGCGTGGGTGGAATTGAGTCAGCTGAAGATGTTCTTGAATTTATGATGGCGGGTGCTAATGCTGTTCAAATCGGGGCAGCTAGTTTTCATGATCCATTGGCTTGCCCGAAAATTGCAGCTGATTTACCAATCGTAATGGATAGATACGGGATTAAGAAACTTACGGATTTATGGGAGGTAAGATTTTGA
- the pyrF gene encoding orotidine-5'-phosphate decarboxylase: protein MGGKILKRFVPMVAIDVATKQEAIDLFDKLMVKPQPIVKIGMELYYGLGQVIVKEAKKRGFKVFLDLKLYDIPNTVHRAMAAIGRLGIDFTTIHAAGGSEMLIAGLAGLEEGAKEAGVEPAKLLAITQLTSIDEKILHEQQHVDLSLIESVQSYAQLAEKVGLAGVVCSAHEIKAIREVTGDDFLCVTPGIRPTHAIKDDQKRVVTPAQARIDGSNAIVVGRPITQSFDPVAAYQEVQKAFLNEEEEK, encoded by the coding sequence ATGGGAGGTAAGATTTTGAAACGCTTCGTACCGATGGTGGCTATCGATGTTGCAACTAAGCAGGAAGCAATTGACTTATTTGACAAATTAATGGTAAAACCGCAGCCAATCGTAAAAATTGGAATGGAATTATATTATGGTCTAGGACAAGTAATTGTTAAAGAGGCAAAAAAGCGAGGATTTAAGGTATTCCTTGATTTAAAATTATACGATATTCCAAATACTGTTCATCGCGCAATGGCAGCTATTGGTCGATTGGGAATTGATTTTACGACAATTCACGCAGCTGGGGGCAGTGAAATGCTGATTGCCGGATTAGCCGGTCTAGAAGAAGGAGCTAAGGAAGCAGGCGTTGAACCAGCAAAGTTATTAGCAATTACCCAACTTACTTCGATTGATGAAAAAATTCTGCATGAACAACAGCATGTTGATTTGTCGTTGATTGAGTCAGTTCAAAGCTACGCACAACTAGCAGAAAAAGTAGGATTGGCCGGCGTAGTATGCTCAGCCCATGAAATCAAGGCGATTCGTGAAGTGACTGGGGATGATTTCCTATGTGTAACGCCAGGAATCCGCCCGACTCATGCAATAAAAGATGACCAAAAACGAGTAGTTACCCCTGCCCAAGCAAGAATAGATGGAAGTAATGCGATTGTGGTTGGACGGCCAATCACCCAGAGCTTTGACCCAGTTGCTGCTTATCAAGAAGTTCAAAAAGCATTCTTAAATGAGGAGGAAGAAAAATGA
- the pyrE gene encoding orotate phosphoribosyltransferase, translated as MTYSQRVAKALLDIHAVTLNPDQPFTWASGLKSPIYTDNRLTISYPEVRQAIFNGMVEQIKLHFSAADVIAGTATAGIPHAAWVAQNMELPMIYVRTKPKDHGQGKQIEGVLKEGQKVVVIDDLISTGGSVLNAVRAVNNAGGKVIGVVSVFTYDLPAAEQNFMANGLKYYSVTDYMTLIKVAKENNQISTDHLKSLQEWRKDPLSWSKEQAS; from the coding sequence ATGACATATTCACAACGCGTTGCAAAGGCATTATTAGATATTCATGCTGTTACCCTTAACCCAGACCAACCATTTACCTGGGCAAGTGGTCTAAAATCCCCAATCTATACCGATAATCGATTGACGATTTCTTATCCAGAAGTTCGGCAAGCAATTTTTAATGGGATGGTTGAACAAATTAAACTCCATTTTAGTGCGGCCGATGTTATTGCCGGGACAGCAACTGCTGGGATTCCTCATGCGGCATGGGTTGCTCAGAATATGGAATTACCGATGATTTATGTTCGGACTAAACCGAAAGATCATGGTCAAGGCAAGCAAATTGAAGGGGTGCTTAAAGAAGGACAAAAAGTCGTCGTGATTGATGACCTTATTTCAACTGGTGGCAGTGTACTAAATGCTGTGCGGGCGGTTAACAATGCAGGCGGAAAAGTAATTGGCGTTGTTTCTGTCTTTACTTATGATTTGCCGGCTGCCGAACAAAACTTTATGGCAAATGGGCTGAAGTACTATTCAGTAACGGATTATATGACTTTGATTAAGGTGGCCAAGGAAAATAACCAAATTAGTACAGACCACCTCAAATCCCTTCAAGAATGGCGAAAAGACCCGTTAAGCTGGAGCAAAGAGCAAGCATCATAA
- a CDS encoding HAD hydrolase-like protein, whose product MKGCLIMDGAIFSFNNIFVNTNKLSFTAWQRFAMYEFGMGLPGKLASQFDNLTPSQGLSLILAHFNANLAPSEKASMIAEWQKFLNEEADSLSEKDQLPGIKRLLLNLYDHYVKIAVLDTNGDVQNVLKQIGLDNYVDSIVKTNDKENPYLTAVNQLNLIGANCIGVGTTAHDIENIHHINAIAIGVGDAKTLASADYQVVQVGDLRYPMLQKIWEDKQ is encoded by the coding sequence ATGAAGGGATGTTTAATCATGGACGGTGCGATTTTTTCGTTTAATAATATCTTTGTTAATACAAATAAGTTATCCTTTACTGCTTGGCAACGTTTTGCAATGTATGAATTTGGGATGGGATTACCTGGAAAATTAGCTTCCCAATTTGATAACCTTACTCCTTCGCAAGGGCTCTCCCTAATCTTAGCCCATTTTAATGCTAATCTTGCCCCTAGCGAAAAGGCTTCAATGATTGCAGAATGGCAAAAATTTCTTAACGAAGAAGCGGATAGCCTAAGTGAAAAAGATCAACTTCCAGGGATTAAGCGTCTTTTACTAAATCTCTATGATCATTACGTTAAAATTGCTGTTTTAGATACTAATGGGGATGTGCAAAATGTCCTCAAACAAATTGGCCTTGATAACTATGTCGATAGTATCGTTAAGACTAATGATAAAGAAAACCCATATCTAACTGCTGTTAATCAATTAAACCTTATCGGCGCTAATTGTATAGGAGTTGGAACGACAGCTCATGATATCGAGAATATTCATCACATAAATGCGATTGCAATTGGTGTTGGTGATGCCAAAACATTAGCAAGTGCAGATTATCAAGTAGTACAAGTTGGTGACTTACGCTACCCAATGCTCCAAAAGATTTGGGAAGATAAGCAATAA
- a CDS encoding SAM-dependent methyltransferase produces the protein MLEKTFYKSLLKHSFNIPVKIVFWDGSSVIYGDGTPEVTITFKEKIPMRDITKNASIALGEAYMDKKIEIQGSIQELIESAYESADSFMRSSKFRKFLPKQGHSEKESENDVQSHYDVGNDFYKLWLDDTLTYSCAYFTDGNHDDLTKAQVDKVHHILKKLDPKPGKTLLDIGCGWGTLMLTAAKEYGLKVTGVTLSEEQYRFVKERIEKEGLQDVAEVKLVDYRELGDQKWDYITSVGMFEHVGKENLGLYFKDIQGYLADDGVALIHGITRQQGGAYNGWINKYIFPGGYVPGLEEMIGHIEENHMQIADIEMLRRHYQRTLEIWDMNFNEHRAQILDMMGERFTRMWDLYLQACAASFESGNIDVIQYLITKGPSGKNLPMTRDYMTK, from the coding sequence ATGTTAGAAAAGACGTTCTATAAGTCACTACTAAAGCACTCGTTTAACATTCCAGTAAAGATCGTATTTTGGGATGGATCAAGTGTTATCTATGGTGACGGAACTCCCGAGGTAACTATCACTTTTAAGGAAAAAATTCCAATGCGTGATATTACCAAGAACGCCTCAATTGCACTTGGGGAAGCCTACATGGATAAGAAGATTGAGATCCAGGGTAGCATTCAAGAATTGATCGAATCAGCCTATGAAAGTGCTGATAGTTTTATGCGGAGTTCTAAGTTCCGCAAATTTTTACCTAAACAAGGCCACTCAGAAAAAGAAAGTGAAAATGATGTTCAAAGTCATTATGATGTAGGGAACGACTTCTACAAGTTATGGCTTGATGATACGCTAACTTATTCATGTGCTTACTTTACTGATGGCAACCACGATGATCTTACAAAGGCCCAAGTTGACAAGGTTCATCACATCTTAAAGAAGCTTGATCCAAAGCCTGGCAAAACATTGCTTGATATTGGATGTGGTTGGGGAACATTAATGCTAACCGCTGCAAAAGAATATGGCTTAAAAGTTACCGGGGTTACTTTAAGTGAAGAACAATATCGCTTTGTTAAGGAACGGATTGAAAAAGAAGGTTTGCAAGACGTTGCCGAAGTTAAACTAGTTGATTATCGTGAACTTGGTGACCAAAAGTGGGATTACATTACATCCGTTGGTATGTTTGAACACGTTGGAAAAGAAAATCTAGGTCTTTACTTTAAAGATATCCAAGGTTACCTTGCTGATGATGGTGTTGCCTTGATTCATGGTATTACTCGTCAACAAGGCGGTGCATATAATGGGTGGATTAACAAGTATATCTTCCCTGGCGGTTACGTACCTGGTCTCGAAGAAATGATCGGTCACATTGAAGAAAATCATATGCAAATCGCTGATATCGAAATGCTTCGCCGTCACTATCAACGCACCCTCGAAATTTGGGACATGAACTTTAATGAACATCGTGCCCAAATCCTTGATATGATGGGTGAACGTTTTACACGGATGTGGGATTTATATCTTCAAGCATGTGCTGCATCCTTTGAATCTGGAAACATTGATGTTATTCAATACTTGATTACTAAGGGTCCTTCAGGTAAAAACTTACCAATGACTCGGGATTACATGACAAAATAG
- a CDS encoding AI-2E family transporter yields MTNAWKHFIENVKLRRFTVLLLIIVVLWLMRSMMNLILFTFILTYLVVSWVRLVQRWLPRMSTSLIVIVTYVLLIVLLYLGVTRYLPVLSRQVVKMVNSVVHFYSTHQATMIYRYVSHYVSTATIMSQVRHGITIAVSTLTSIGAITVSFVMSLILSFFYTLELKQMNEFSHSFLDSDFGWFFQDIDYFGKKFVNTFGVVLEAQFFIAICNTVITTIGLLFMRMPQIFALSLIVFIFSLVPVAGVIISTIPLAMVGYSVGGIRDVVYIIIMIIIIHTLEAYVLNPKFMSSRTDLPIFYTFIVLLIGEHLFGTWGLIVGVPIFTFLLDVLGVKSIRGAKKSK; encoded by the coding sequence ATGACGAATGCCTGGAAGCATTTTATTGAGAATGTGAAACTACGGCGCTTCACCGTCTTATTATTAATCATTGTCGTACTCTGGTTAATGAGATCAATGATGAATTTAATTTTATTTACGTTTATTCTTACTTACCTTGTTGTTAGTTGGGTAAGACTCGTCCAGCGGTGGTTACCACGAATGTCGACAAGTTTAATTGTAATCGTTACCTATGTGTTGTTAATTGTTCTATTGTATTTAGGAGTGACACGCTATTTACCAGTTTTGTCTCGGCAAGTTGTTAAAATGGTTAATTCAGTAGTTCATTTCTATAGTACGCATCAAGCGACGATGATATATCGTTATGTCAGCCATTACGTAAGTACCGCTACTATTATGAGTCAGGTTCGACATGGGATAACAATCGCAGTTAGCACTTTGACAAGTATTGGTGCAATCACTGTTTCATTTGTAATGTCTTTAATCTTGAGTTTTTTCTATACGCTTGAATTAAAACAGATGAATGAATTTTCTCATAGCTTTTTAGATAGTGATTTTGGCTGGTTTTTCCAGGATATTGATTATTTTGGCAAGAAATTTGTCAATACTTTTGGGGTTGTATTGGAGGCCCAATTCTTTATTGCTATTTGCAATACGGTGATTACCACGATTGGCCTATTATTTATGCGGATGCCACAGATTTTCGCCCTATCGTTGATTGTATTTATCTTTAGTCTGGTTCCGGTTGCTGGAGTAATTATTTCAACAATCCCCTTGGCGATGGTTGGTTACTCAGTCGGTGGAATTCGCGATGTGGTTTACATTATCATCATGATTATCATCATCCATACTTTGGAGGCCTACGTCTTAAATCCTAAGTTTATGTCTAGTCGGACAGATCTACCAATCTTTTATACTTTTATTGTATTGCTGATTGGTGAACATCTTTTTGGTACATGGGGATTGATTGTGGGAGTACCAATCTTTACTTTCTTACTTGATGTATTAGGCGTAAAATCCATTCGTGGTGCAAAAAAAAGTAAGTAA
- a CDS encoding formate--tetrahydrofolate ligase — protein sequence MTDIEIADQATLEPITEIAEKLGLSEDEIEQYGKYKAKIDLNVKPLPDKKHKLILVTSINPTPAGEGKSTVLIGLGDALNQLNYQTTIAMREPSMGPVFGIKGGATGGGYSQVVPMEDINLNFTGDLHALTSANNTLAALIDNYIMRDNAMNLDPRRIIWKRVEDVNDRALRNVVTGLGGPMAGVPRETGFDITAASELMAILCLSTSLHDLKERISRIVVGYTYDKEPVTVGQLNFQDAITIILKDALKPNLVQTLDHTPTIVHGGPFANIAHGCNSVLATQTALNLSDYTVTEAGFGADLGGEKFLDIKQRVLGKHPDAIVIVATVRALEYNGGAKLADLNEENLDALKKGMANLNRHIKNMQLYGLPIVVAINHFVSDTDKEIQMIKDDCAKQNVEAILTDAWAKGGKGTHDLANKVVELADSPSEFTHIYDVQVDDLQTKLEKIAKQIYGAKEVSFSRKAQNQLKRFAKYGWNDLPVCIAKTQYSFTDDQKQLGAPTDFTFHIRELVPKIGAGFVVALAGNMMTMPGLPKEPAAVNMMIDDNGKITGLF from the coding sequence ATGACAGACATTGAGATTGCAGACCAAGCGACCCTGGAACCAATTACAGAAATTGCCGAGAAACTCGGACTTTCAGAAGACGAAATCGAACAATATGGTAAGTACAAAGCTAAAATTGATTTAAATGTAAAACCATTACCTGATAAAAAACATAAACTAATTTTAGTTACGTCCATCAACCCGACTCCTGCTGGTGAAGGAAAGTCGACTGTCCTCATTGGCTTAGGGGATGCATTAAATCAGTTAAATTATCAGACAACGATTGCGATGCGTGAACCATCAATGGGTCCCGTTTTTGGAATAAAAGGTGGTGCAACTGGTGGTGGATATAGTCAGGTTGTTCCAATGGAAGATATTAACCTGAACTTTACCGGTGACTTACATGCGCTTACTAGTGCTAATAATACGTTGGCTGCTCTAATTGATAACTATATTATGCGTGATAATGCAATGAATCTTGATCCGCGGCGAATTATCTGGAAACGAGTAGAAGACGTTAACGATCGTGCGCTTCGGAATGTAGTTACTGGTCTTGGCGGTCCAATGGCTGGTGTTCCACGTGAAACGGGCTTCGACATTACAGCTGCCTCCGAGTTGATGGCAATTTTATGCCTTTCAACTAGTCTCCATGACTTGAAAGAACGGATTAGCCGAATTGTAGTAGGATATACATACGATAAAGAACCGGTCACAGTTGGCCAGCTTAATTTTCAGGATGCAATTACAATTATCTTGAAAGACGCATTGAAGCCTAACCTTGTTCAAACTTTAGACCATACCCCAACTATTGTTCATGGTGGCCCATTTGCTAACATTGCCCATGGTTGTAATAGTGTTTTGGCGACCCAAACTGCCCTTAACCTTTCTGATTATACTGTAACGGAGGCTGGTTTTGGGGCTGACCTTGGTGGAGAAAAGTTCCTTGATATTAAACAACGTGTTCTTGGCAAGCATCCAGATGCAATTGTCATCGTAGCGACTGTCCGAGCGCTAGAATACAATGGCGGTGCCAAACTTGCAGACTTAAATGAAGAAAATCTTGATGCGCTGAAAAAAGGTATGGCAAACCTTAATCGTCACATTAAGAATATGCAATTATATGGGTTACCAATCGTAGTTGCAATCAATCATTTTGTCAGTGATACCGATAAAGAAATCCAAATGATTAAGGATGATTGTGCTAAGCAAAATGTTGAAGCGATTTTGACTGATGCTTGGGCTAAGGGCGGTAAAGGTACCCATGATTTGGCTAATAAAGTAGTCGAACTTGCTGATAGTCCAAGTGAATTTACTCATATCTATGACGTTCAAGTTGATGACCTTCAAACTAAGTTAGAGAAGATTGCTAAGCAGATTTATGGTGCTAAAGAAGTATCATTTAGCCGTAAAGCACAAAATCAATTGAAGCGGTTTGCTAAGTATGGATGGAATGATTTGCCAGTATGTATTGCCAAGACCCAGTATTCATTTACAGATGACCAAAAACAACTAGGTGCCCCAACTGACTTTACTTTCCATATTCGGGAATTGGTACCAAAGATCGGTGCCGGCTTTGTCGTGGCATTAGCTGGTAATATGATGACAATGCCAGGCCTCCCTAAAGAACCAGCTGCTGTAAACATGATGATTGACGATAATGGTAAAATTACCGGATTATTCTAA